From the genome of Pseudomonas sp. WJP1:
AGCGCCTTGGGATTGATTGATTTGATCTTTGCCACGCCCGTCAGTATCGCCCTGCCCTGGGCTGCACTGCCGAGGTAACCGGACAGTACCGCATCGCAATTGCCCAGCTCGCCAATGGCCGCGATACCTTCGACCAGATCGGGAATCTGGTGCGGCGCCAGTACGTCACCCGCCCATTGGCCATACTGGGTGTGATTGGAGAACTGCACGGTGTTGAGCGGCCAGACATTCACCCCGACCCGCTGCATCGGGAAAACCGCGGCACTGTTGCCGGCGTGACCGAACACCACGTGGGACTGGATAGCGAGCAGATGGGGTGTACGTTTCATGCGGTGAGTTATCCGTAAAACGATTGAAATTCGAGCCACGCAGTATGCGACTAAACGCAGCCTGTACGACAGACCGGCGACACAGTTAAGCTGACACTATCTTGTTGGAGCGCCCTGTTGATGCTGACCCTCGGAAATATTCTAGTACTGATGCTTTTCGCTACCGCGGGTGCGTGGCTATGGCACAACCACGGCTTGCGCGAACACGCACTGGAGCGGGTCAAGCAGCATTGCGCCAAGCTCGGCATCGAGTTGCTGGATGGCAACGTGGCATTGAAAAAAATCGCCTTCATCAAGGATGCCAATGGCCGGCGACGATTGGCTCGTGTGTATAACTTCGAATTCACCGTAACCGGCGAAACCCGCCACAACGGTACCATCACACAATTCGGCCCCCACAGCGCACAGATCGAACTGGCGCCTTATCCCGTGCCATTCGACGACACCCCCACGGTGGCCGACGTGGTCAAGCCGCGTGCCGAGGTGATCGAATTGAGCCAGTGGCGGCAGGAACATACCAAGTGGCGGCCATGAGTCGTTTGGTCTTCACTCCAACCGACAGCCGTCCAGACCTTTCTTCAGCCCCTCGACATCCTGCGACTCACTAAAAATGAGCTCAATCCGCGAATCTTGCCGCCATTCGCTGCTTTTCCATTCCAGCACCGCGTTATCCAGCGCATTCGCCGACACCCAGCCCTCGGTGCCGTGGATAACCAACTTGGCCCGCCGCCATTCAAGGCCTGCGAGCCACCGAGCGATCCTGTCGGTGTCAAAGGTCTGGCCTGGATGCCAGCGCCAACCAATGCTCCAGCCACCCTCCTGCGTCTGGCTCAAGCAAATCGGCAGCGTAGGATCGGTCCAGATCGCCGGCAACTGCGCCAGCCCCTTGGGCGCCACGAAGTTATCCACACCCGCCACCGCCTGAGCGTCCAGGCCAGGCAACTGGCTCAATGGCAAGGCCGCGTGGTGCGCCCAGTACAACGGGCGTACCGGCAACTGCACGACGAGGCGTTGGCGAGCGGTTTCATCAAGGTGCTCCGACTTGTTCATCAGCAACAGGCCGGCACTCTCCAGGGCCTCCTGTTGCGCCGGCGGTAGCGGCTTGCCAGCGGCAAGCGCCTGGGCGTCCAGAACCAGAACGCAGGGTTGGACACTCAGGACACCTTGCCACGGTGTTTCACCCAACTGCCGGAGCAACTGCGCCGGATGCCCCAGCCCGGACGGCTCGATGAACAGTCGATCCGGCCGCGCCTTGCGCAGCAAACGCCCGAGGCCGATCTGAAACGGCGCACCGTTGACGCAACACAAACAGCCTCCGGCCACTTCACCCAGTGCGATACCATCGGCGTCACGGGTCAGCAACGCGGCATCGATACCGATCTGCCCGAATTCATTGATCAACACCGCCCAGCGCTCGCCAGCGGGACGTTGCGCCAGCAGGTGCCTGATCAGGCTGGTCTTGCCAGCCCCCAATGGCCCGGCGATGACATGGGTGGGTATGTTCTGCAACATGATCGAAGATGTCTTGGGAGGTAAGGATGCGGTGGATAGGCATGTCGTTGCTGCTGGCGCTCAATAGCGGCGAGGCGCTGGCGCAGGCTTGTGTGGTCCACAGCCAGGCGGAACGGCTCGACGTGAAAGTCTGCCAGCAAAACCGCAACATTCCGCAAAAACTCTTTGCCGAAGGCTTCTGCCAGCCCAGCCTTGCCGGGCAGAAAGTCGAGGTGCAGTACGTCGACCAATGCCCTGGTGGGGCGTTCGGTGTGTGCAGCAACGCCCAAGTCGCCAATATGCCTTACCGGCAGGATATTCACTATTACGGCGTCGCCACGGATGCGGCGTATTTGCAGCCGTTTTGCGAAGCCCAGAGCCAGGGGACCTGGCTCAAGCCTTGAGGGTCAAGCGACCTCTTCATACCAAGGGCCGAACGGATCAGGCAACGAGCACCAGCTCTCTGCCCCCAGCGCCATCTCTTCATCGCTCAACAGGCAATCGTCTAGCTCGTCGGCAAGCTGCGTGAAATCGATGTTTTGGCCGATGAACACCAGTTCCTGCCGGCAATCCCCGCTATCAGCGTCCCAGTTCTGCAGGATGGCGGCTGTGCTTTCCGGGTCCTGCGGCCACTGGTCCTTCGGCACGAACCGCCACCAGCGCCCGGCAAAACCATAACGCATCATCCCACCGGCCTGGGACCAGCTGCCGGCGTCGGTGTGTTTACTCGCCAACCAGAAGAAACCCTTGGAGCGCAGCAGCTTGCCATTGAGCCACGGGCCGTCGATGAAATTGAAGAAGCGCTGCGGATGGAACGGGCGACGCGCGCGGTAGGCGTAGGACGCGACGCCATATTCATCGGTTTCCGGCACATGCTCGCCGCGCAGCTCCTGCAACCAGCCCGGCGCCTGCGCCGCTTTCTCGAAGTCGAAGCGACCGGTATCGAGGATCTTCTCTAGTGGCACTTCGCCCATGACCATCGGGATGATCTGCGCCTGAGCGTTGAGTCGCTTGAGGATTGCCGTCAGCTCATCGCGTTCGCGGCTGCTGATCAAGTCGATCTTGCTGATCAGGATGACGTCGGCGAATTCGATCTGCTCGATCAACAGATCGGTGATCGCCCGCTCATCCCCCTCCCCCAGCGTTTCGCCACGGGAAGCCAGGGTTTCGGCAGCCTGGAAGTCGAGCAGGAAATTCATGCCATCGACCACGGTGACCATGGTGTCGAGCCGGGCGATGTCGGTGAGGCTCTGGCCGTTTTCATCGCGAAAGGTAAATGTCTCCGCCACTGGCAGTGGCTCTGAAATGCCGGTTGATTCGATCAACAGGTAATCAAAACGACCCTCCCGGGCGAGCGAGCTAACCTCCTTCAACAAGTCTTCACGCAACGTGCAGCAGATGCAGCCATTGCTCATTTCCACGAGTTTCTCTTGCGCACGATTGAGGCTGACATCGCGCTGGACCTCGCTGCCGTCGATGTTGATTTCACTCATGTCATTGACGATAACAGCAACGCGCAAGCCATTTCTATTACGTAGTATGTAATTAAGAAGTGTACTTTTTCCGGCCCCAAGAAAGCCCGAAAGCACGGTTACGGGAAGGCGATTTGACATCAGAAGCTCCTCACAGGCCATTCATCAAAATTCTATCGTTGCGCGAATGTTATCATATAACATTACAAGCACGCCTCCACGATGGATTTCCTCATGAACGCACTGACTCTTCCGGACATCGCCACGCAGGCCTCACGCCAAGCCCTGCCACTGGAGTGGGTGGGCATGTGTGGCATTGCTCTTCCTGTTTTGCTCGACGGCAAAAAATCGCCTGCGACGGCCGATGCCGGCGTGAGTCTCGATAACGGCGAGGCACGCGGTATTCATATGTCACGGTTGTACCTGGCGCTGGAAACGCTCGAGCAAGAGCCGCTCACACCCAAGCAGCTGCGACGGGTTTTACACAATTTCCTGAGCAGTCACGACGGGCTATCAAACAACGCCTACCTGACCATTCACACTGATCTGCTGCTGAAAAGACCGGCTCTGCTCAGTCCTTTGGCCGGCTGGAAAAGCTATCCCGTCAGCATCGAAGCCCGTTTGAAAAACCAGATGTTCCACGTGGAACTTAAAATCGCGCTGCCTTATTCCTCAACCTGTCCTTGTTCAGCAGCGCTTTCCCGTCAATTGATTCAACAGCAATTCGTCGATGATTTTGCCAACCGGACGTTGCATCACACCGAGGTGCTGGCTTGGCTCGGCTCCCCTGAAGGCATCGTCGCAACGCCCCACAGTCAACGCAGCACGGCGCAATTGAGTCTGCGTTTGCACGAGTGTGTGGATGAGTTGCCACTGATCGCCGTGATCAACGATGCCGAGGCTGCGCTCGGCACAGCCGTGCAGACCGCCGTCAAGCGTGCTGATGAACAGGCGTTCGCCTTGGCCAATGGACAGAACCTGATGTTTTGCGAAGACGCCGCTCGACGCCTGAACGTGGCCCTGAAACGCTCACCCGGCATCAGCGGCTTTCAGATACGCGTCATCCACGCCGAAAGCCTGCATGCCCACGATGCCGTTGCCGAAAGTCGCTGGAACTGGGAGGCCACCTAATGCGTTTCCAGGCTTTGCGCCGGGATATGTACCGAAGATATGCCGCGCCTCAACAATCACGCTTCTGCGCGACTACAGGGCTTTGCAGAAAGAGTTTTGAGGGAGCACGACAAACGTCTACATGACAGCGACCGGGGTTTGGATCTAAGGTTAATCCGCTGACGCATGTGATCGAAGCATTCGAGAACAACAATCATGATCCAGATCACTCTGCCCGATGGTTCATTGCGTGAATACGATCAACCGCTGACCGTGCATGAAGTTGCCGCGAGTATTGGCCCCGGGCTGGCCAACGCTGCGGTAGCGGGTCGGGTGGACGGTCTGTTGGTGGACTGTGAGTTTGTGATCCGGGCCAATGCCAGGGTCAGCATCGTTACGCCCCAGGAACCCGACGGCCTGGAGATTCTCCGGCGCTCCTGTTCGCTGGTGCTGGCGATGGCGGTCAAGCAATTGTATTCCCATACCCAATTGCGAACCGGCTCGGCGCTGGGTGACGGATTCTATTGCGAGTTCGCTGTCGAGCGCCCAATCAGGGCCGCTGATTTGCCGCTGATCGAAGCGCGCATGCACTCATTGGCGGCGGCCAACCATTCGATTCGCCGCAGTCGCAGTCACTCCCCGTCTTGCGCCGATCTGTCGCTGTATCGCCTCGGGGACACCGACTATTTGACGAGCGGCCCGCATGTCCCCACCACCAGGGTCTTGCAGGCGTTTGCCCTCGATCACATCAACGGGACCTTGCAGCAACGCATCTATGGCACCTGCTGGTCCAGCCACCTGGAGCTGCAGCATTGGCGCCTGCCGGCCCATGTGGTGGTCGTCAGCATGGATGACAGGCAGGCGAGCTACGCCCACGCGGTCACCGAACGCCTGCGCCGCAGTGGCGTACGCGCCCTGGCGGACCTGCGCAACGAAAAAGTTCGCCACAAGATTCGGCATCACAGCCAGACGGTGCCGTACCTGGTGGTGGTCGGCGAACAGGAAAAGGCTGGCGGGTTTGTCAGCGTGCGCAATCGCAACGGGGAGGATTTTGGCAGGATGAAGGTTGAGGCGGTGTGTGAGTGGTTGGGTCAGTCGGGGATTTGAGGTGGTTGAACGGACGTCTTCCCGGGCAAGCCTCGCTCCTACAAGAACAAGGCTTTCCCGATAAGGTTAGGCTCTTGGCTTCACGGTGCCGCAGTCCTGCCCCAACCAGACCGCACGGGTATCGAGGCTACCCTTCTGCTGGATGCCGGTGGCGTTGAACGTACCGTTGACCTTGGTGGTGAACTCGCGATCGCTGAGGAAGGTGGCAACACCCGCGCCCTGCGCTTTCGGGCAGCTGAAGCGGAATTTCCACTGGTTGCCGGTGCGCTCGGTGATTTCCTGTTTGCAACCCGATTGTGGGTCGGTCAGCGGAATGTTGTCGCTCTTGACCTGCTCTGGGGTCAAGCATGCCCGAATCCCTTTGCCACCCATGGTGATGCCCTGTTTTTCCAGCTGCGCGCGCTGTTCAGGGGTCATCTGGCTTTGTATTTGACCCAGGATCAGTTGCAGATCCGGCAGGTTCTGGTCATCGACTTTCATGTTGCTCGAGGTCAATTCCCACAAACCTGGCTGAAGCATCTGCGCCTGAGCAGCCACAGGAAGTGCCAAACCAAATGCCATGGCCAAACCCAGCAGACGAACGTTCATCGAGTAACTCCTGATCAGTAGTGGCCGTTAGACGTCGCCGGCGGGCTTCGGTTCATGGGCCAATTAAATAGCGACATTCTGCACGGAACATGGTCTGTTAAGCATTGAATCTTCAGGAGCAAGGCTGCCCCCCATGGATTATTTTGGACCGCATGTCTTTGGCTATGTCATCGCCCTGCTGCACTCATTGGGCTTGGTTGCGGCAATCCATGCCGTGTTGACCGTCCGCACCGCACAAGGCTCGATTGCCTGGGCCTTGTCACTGTTGTTCATGCCTTACCTGACCCTCATTCCCTATCTGGTATTCGGCCGCAGCTCCTTCGACGGTTACATCAAGGCTCGGCGCCAGGCCAACGAGGAGATGCGCAAGGCTGTCTCCGAGCTCAACTGGCGACCGTGGGTGGAGGAAGCCCTCACCGCTCGCGCATCCAGCGCCTACGCTTCACTGAGGGCGATGCCGAAACTGGGGCGCATGCCTTGCCTGGCAAACAATGAAGTGCGCTTGCTGGTGAATGGACAGGCGACCTTCGAGGCGATTTTCCACGCCATCAGCCAGGCCCGAGAAGCTGTACTGGTCCAGTTCTTCATCATCCACGATGACCGCCTGGGCCGACGCCTGCGTGACCTGCTGCTACACAAGGCCAGCGAAGGCGTGGTGATTTACCTGCTGTACGACCGAATCGGCAGCCACTCCCTGCCCCACGCTTACGTCCAGTCGCTGCGCGACGGCGGTGTCAAGGTCAAAGCCTTCGCCACCCGCAGCGGCTGGCTCAATCGCTTCCAGGTCAACTTTCGCAACCACCGCAAGATCGTGGTCGTCGACGGCATCCTCGGCTTCGTGGGAGGCCACAACGTTGGCGATGAATACATGGGTGAGAAACCACCGCTCGCACCTTGGCGCGATACCCATGTGCAAGTACGGGGGCCAGTGGTGGCCTGCATGCAGGAGTCCTTCGCCGAAGACTGGTTCTGGGCGGCCCGCGAGTTACCGCAGCTGATCCTGCCGCAGGTTTATCCGGACGGCGGAGTGCTGTGCCAAATGCTTGCCAGCGGCCCGGCGGATGCCTACGAAACCTGTTCACTGTTCTTCGTCGAAGCGATTCACGCGTCGACCGAACGGGTGTGGATCACCAGCCCTTATTTCATCCCCGACGAAGCGGTC
Proteins encoded in this window:
- a CDS encoding DUF3301 domain-containing protein is translated as MLTLGNILVLMLFATAGAWLWHNHGLREHALERVKQHCAKLGIELLDGNVALKKIAFIKDANGRRRLARVYNFEFTVTGETRHNGTITQFGPHSAQIELAPYPVPFDDTPTVADVVKPRAEVIELSQWRQEHTKWRP
- a CDS encoding CobW family GTP-binding protein; this translates as MLQNIPTHVIAGPLGAGKTSLIRHLLAQRPAGERWAVLINEFGQIGIDAALLTRDADGIALGEVAGGCLCCVNGAPFQIGLGRLLRKARPDRLFIEPSGLGHPAQLLRQLGETPWQGVLSVQPCVLVLDAQALAAGKPLPPAQQEALESAGLLLMNKSEHLDETARQRLVVQLPVRPLYWAHHAALPLSQLPGLDAQAVAGVDNFVAPKGLAQLPAIWTDPTLPICLSQTQEGGWSIGWRWHPGQTFDTDRIARWLAGLEWRRAKLVIHGTEGWVSANALDNAVLEWKSSEWRQDSRIELIFSESQDVEGLKKGLDGCRLE
- the zigA gene encoding zinc metallochaperone GTPase ZigA, encoding MSNRLPVTVLSGFLGAGKSTLLNYILRNRNGLRVAVIVNDMSEINIDGSEVQRDVSLNRAQEKLVEMSNGCICCTLREDLLKEVSSLAREGRFDYLLIESTGISEPLPVAETFTFRDENGQSLTDIARLDTMVTVVDGMNFLLDFQAAETLASRGETLGEGDERAITDLLIEQIEFADVILISKIDLISSRERDELTAILKRLNAQAQIIPMVMGEVPLEKILDTGRFDFEKAAQAPGWLQELRGEHVPETDEYGVASYAYRARRPFHPQRFFNFIDGPWLNGKLLRSKGFFWLASKHTDAGSWSQAGGMMRYGFAGRWWRFVPKDQWPQDPESTAAILQNWDADSGDCRQELVFIGQNIDFTQLADELDDCLLSDEEMALGAESWCSLPDPFGPWYEEVA
- the folE2 gene encoding GTP cyclohydrolase FolE2 encodes the protein MNALTLPDIATQASRQALPLEWVGMCGIALPVLLDGKKSPATADAGVSLDNGEARGIHMSRLYLALETLEQEPLTPKQLRRVLHNFLSSHDGLSNNAYLTIHTDLLLKRPALLSPLAGWKSYPVSIEARLKNQMFHVELKIALPYSSTCPCSAALSRQLIQQQFVDDFANRTLHHTEVLAWLGSPEGIVATPHSQRSTAQLSLRLHECVDELPLIAVINDAEAALGTAVQTAVKRADEQAFALANGQNLMFCEDAARRLNVALKRSPGISGFQIRVIHAESLHAHDAVAESRWNWEAT
- a CDS encoding His/Gly/Thr/Pro-type tRNA ligase C-terminal domain-containing protein yields the protein MIQITLPDGSLREYDQPLTVHEVAASIGPGLANAAVAGRVDGLLVDCEFVIRANARVSIVTPQEPDGLEILRRSCSLVLAMAVKQLYSHTQLRTGSALGDGFYCEFAVERPIRAADLPLIEARMHSLAAANHSIRRSRSHSPSCADLSLYRLGDTDYLTSGPHVPTTRVLQAFALDHINGTLQQRIYGTCWSSHLELQHWRLPAHVVVVSMDDRQASYAHAVTERLRRSGVRALADLRNEKVRHKIRHHSQTVPYLVVVGEQEKAGGFVSVRNRNGEDFGRMKVEAVCEWLGQSGI
- a CDS encoding DUF3617 domain-containing protein yields the protein MNVRLLGLAMAFGLALPVAAQAQMLQPGLWELTSSNMKVDDQNLPDLQLILGQIQSQMTPEQRAQLEKQGITMGGKGIRACLTPEQVKSDNIPLTDPQSGCKQEITERTGNQWKFRFSCPKAQGAGVATFLSDREFTTKVNGTFNATGIQQKGSLDTRAVWLGQDCGTVKPRA
- the cls gene encoding cardiolipin synthase: MDYFGPHVFGYVIALLHSLGLVAAIHAVLTVRTAQGSIAWALSLLFMPYLTLIPYLVFGRSSFDGYIKARRQANEEMRKAVSELNWRPWVEEALTARASSAYASLRAMPKLGRMPCLANNEVRLLVNGQATFEAIFHAISQAREAVLVQFFIIHDDRLGRRLRDLLLHKASEGVVIYLLYDRIGSHSLPHAYVQSLRDGGVKVKAFATRSGWLNRFQVNFRNHRKIVVVDGILGFVGGHNVGDEYMGEKPPLAPWRDTHVQVRGPVVACMQESFAEDWFWAARELPQLILPQVYPDGGVLCQMLASGPADAYETCSLFFVEAIHASTERVWITSPYFIPDEAVLAALRLAVLRGVDVRILLPSRPDHRIVYAASSLYAFEAVRAGVRVFRYEPGFLHQKVVLIDSEISAIGSANMDNRSFRLNFEVMLLTVDRAFAAQVEQMLNDDFDQAHEIAKEEGRETHRLQQVGMRVARLISPIL